Proteins encoded by one window of Brevibacterium atlanticum:
- a CDS encoding sensor histidine kinase has protein sequence MSTETDERPFTFMSWFFPIFWLVFLAYPLNAASRLDGTARLWGLGLTIIFAVVFYIAMVAGGVGLGAFSRTVRDATSTPTRRARAIVNAAIVLMVIITVIVVPLVGEEGLSFLAYISVIAVVSVRKVIPGLVIAGSTLLVAEAAQRLVPGWTHDWGTTFGISISGFAMVMALVAGDRARAARASEEENRRLEREAERLRLSQDVHDVLGHSLTVIALKAQLAAKLQAAGDPEAATHISEIETLARGALADVRTTVQGTRRISLAEELVTATRALRADGITVEAPTSVDNVEAELRELFAWSVREGSTNVLRHARAGRCTITLDPTRFEMRNDSSGRTTNLGEVGAGTGLHGLRERARTVGAVVRTEKTDDGFVLTVAREAGGDAVARDDGGIAVPDGEEPTR, from the coding sequence ATGAGCACTGAGACCGATGAGCGTCCCTTCACGTTCATGAGCTGGTTCTTCCCCATCTTCTGGCTCGTGTTCCTCGCCTATCCGCTCAACGCAGCGTCGCGACTCGACGGAACGGCGCGACTGTGGGGTCTGGGCCTGACGATCATCTTCGCCGTCGTGTTCTACATCGCCATGGTGGCCGGCGGCGTCGGCCTGGGGGCGTTCTCCCGAACCGTCCGCGATGCCACATCGACACCGACGCGTCGAGCAAGAGCCATCGTCAACGCCGCCATCGTCCTCATGGTCATCATCACCGTCATCGTGGTGCCGCTGGTCGGCGAGGAAGGCCTGTCGTTCCTCGCCTACATCTCCGTCATCGCCGTGGTGTCCGTGCGAAAGGTGATCCCCGGACTCGTCATCGCCGGCTCGACCCTCTTGGTCGCCGAGGCGGCCCAACGTCTGGTGCCCGGGTGGACTCATGACTGGGGGACGACCTTCGGAATCTCGATCTCCGGATTCGCCATGGTCATGGCTCTCGTCGCCGGCGACCGGGCCCGAGCCGCCCGGGCCTCGGAGGAGGAGAACCGGCGCCTCGAACGAGAGGCCGAACGGCTGCGACTCTCCCAAGACGTCCATGACGTGCTCGGTCATTCGCTCACCGTCATCGCGCTCAAGGCGCAGTTGGCTGCGAAGCTCCAGGCTGCCGGAGACCCGGAGGCGGCCACCCACATCAGCGAGATCGAGACCCTGGCACGCGGCGCGCTCGCCGACGTCCGCACGACGGTTCAGGGCACCAGGCGGATCTCTCTGGCCGAAGAGCTCGTGACGGCGACGCGGGCACTACGGGCCGACGGCATCACCGTCGAGGCACCCACCTCGGTCGATAACGTCGAGGCTGAGCTGCGTGAGCTCTTCGCATGGTCGGTGCGCGAAGGCAGCACGAACGTCCTCCGCCACGCCCGAGCTGGGCGCTGCACGATCACGCTCGATCCCACCCGATTCGAGATGCGCAACGACAGCAGCGGGAGGACGACCAACCTCGGCGAGGTGGGGGCAGGCACCGGCCTGCACGGGCTGCGCGAACGGGCGCGAACGGTCGGTGCTGTGGTGCGCACGGAGAAGACCGATGATGGGTTCGTCCTTACGGTCGCCCGGGAGGCTGGTGGCGACGCGGTCGCTCGCGACGACGGCGGCATTGCCGTCCCCGACGGTGAGGAGCCAACACGATGA
- a CDS encoding Abi family protein yields MDIVAQSLKPWLSIEDQVNQLRSRGMEIENRDQASHALESIGYYRLSGYWFPYRSLDPRRMHQRLDAFLPGTDFAEILALYRFDSALKRLIWIAIEVVEIAFRSRIGHLLGRAGPLAHTEPNNFRSNFDHTNWWATAESRIRRARGRDASVDHHYDNYGGEVPLWVLTDLLDFSDVSKLYAGLTSPDQREIAEWFGVTMADDASKSSRTSWNKHPPLANWLEHLTTVRNICAHHGRLWNRQLVPIGIAPRVQHLPAFAEIAPTLDPSRPDTWQVERVYGTICIISQLLNRIEAKSTWRTDVDSLVTDAFPTGRYRSVSEMGFPTAG; encoded by the coding sequence GTGGATATCGTGGCGCAGAGTCTGAAGCCATGGCTTTCGATCGAAGACCAGGTCAACCAGCTACGCAGCCGTGGCATGGAGATCGAGAATCGAGACCAAGCAAGCCATGCACTTGAGAGCATCGGCTACTACCGCCTCAGTGGGTACTGGTTCCCATATCGAAGCTTGGATCCGCGGCGTATGCATCAGCGACTCGATGCTTTCCTTCCCGGCACAGACTTCGCGGAGATTCTTGCCCTGTATCGCTTTGACAGCGCGTTGAAAAGACTGATTTGGATCGCCATCGAGGTTGTTGAAATTGCTTTTCGGAGTCGAATCGGCCATCTGCTCGGCAGAGCAGGCCCGCTTGCTCATACTGAGCCAAACAACTTTCGTTCAAATTTCGACCACACCAATTGGTGGGCTACAGCAGAGAGCCGAATCAGGCGGGCACGCGGCCGCGACGCATCGGTCGACCATCATTACGACAACTACGGAGGAGAAGTACCACTGTGGGTTCTTACCGACCTACTTGATTTCTCCGACGTATCCAAGCTCTATGCCGGGCTGACGTCGCCAGATCAGAGAGAGATAGCCGAGTGGTTCGGTGTCACGATGGCAGACGACGCTTCAAAAAGCTCCCGAACGAGTTGGAATAAGCACCCGCCGTTAGCGAACTGGCTGGAACATCTCACTACAGTTCGGAATATCTGTGCTCATCACGGCAGGCTTTGGAACCGTCAGCTGGTCCCGATCGGAATCGCCCCTCGTGTCCAGCATCTACCTGCTTTTGCTGAAATTGCTCCGACTCTCGACCCTTCTCGCCCGGACACTTGGCAGGTTGAACGGGTGTATGGAACTATCTGCATCATCTCGCAACTCTTGAACCGAATCGAGGCTAAAAGCACGTGGCGAACTGACGTCGACTCGTTAGTCACTGATGCCTTCCCGACAGGCAGATATCGAAGCGTCTCCGAAATGGGCTTTCCGACGGCCGGCTGA
- a CDS encoding response regulator transcription factor yields MTTLLIADDQRMVREALAALLGMEADLEVVAQCARGDEVVPAVRESRPDVALLDVDMPGPDGLEVAATLNEEFPQVKIIIVTTYGRPGWVKRAMDAEVDGFMVKDAPVEHLAEGIRRVMSGLRVIDPELVVESSMHGASPLTERETDVLRAAADGASVDEVAATLFLSAGTVRNRLSAAIGKTNARNRADAARIARDNGWL; encoded by the coding sequence ATGACCACCCTGCTCATCGCCGACGATCAGAGGATGGTCCGTGAAGCGCTCGCCGCACTGCTCGGGATGGAAGCCGACCTCGAGGTCGTCGCCCAGTGTGCCCGCGGCGACGAGGTGGTGCCGGCGGTGCGGGAGTCTCGCCCTGATGTCGCCCTCCTCGACGTCGACATGCCGGGTCCCGACGGGCTCGAGGTCGCAGCCACCTTGAACGAGGAGTTTCCGCAGGTCAAGATCATCATCGTCACGACCTACGGGCGCCCGGGATGGGTGAAGCGGGCGATGGACGCCGAGGTGGACGGATTCATGGTCAAGGATGCTCCGGTGGAGCATCTCGCCGAGGGCATCCGCCGGGTGATGTCGGGTCTGCGGGTCATCGATCCCGAGCTCGTCGTCGAATCGTCGATGCACGGCGCCTCTCCGCTGACGGAGAGGGAGACCGATGTTCTGCGGGCGGCGGCCGATGGCGCCAGCGTGGACGAGGTCGCCGCGACGCTGTTCCTCTCCGCCGGGACGGTGCGGAATCGGCTGTCGGCAGCGATCGGGAAGACGAACGCCCGCAACCGCGCCGACGCCGCACGCATCGCCCGCGACAACGGGTGGCTGTAG